CGTCACCGGCGCGGGCGGGCCCTGATCCGGTGCCTCGTGGACCGGATGCTGATTCGGACCGTGCTCGGCGGGCGCTGCGGGCGGCAACTCGGTGACGGTCGCCGGGGTGGCTCGGGCCGGGCTGAACATGGCCTGTGCCTCACGAGCCAACGCGGCGTCCAACCGTTCCGCGAAGATCTCGGGCATCGGTGGCACCGGAGGAAGGTCACGCAGCTGCGCCTGAGTGGCGTCCAACGCTGCGAACAGTGCTTTTGCTTCGGAGTCGGACTCCGTTCTAGGTTTCAGTCGGGCTGCTGTCTCATCATCGAGAGCCCCGGCGTGGAGATCCGCCAAGAGGTCGAGAGACCACGCGGCCCCGTCTTCCGAGTCGGGCCGTGACCCGCTGGTGGGGTCGAGCCCACGCCCTTCCCACTCACTGCCGGTCATCGTCCCTCCCGAGTGCGTCGCTGCTGGCGAGCGATGTCGTCAGATGGGACGTTCGCAACTGCATCGGGGTTCCTCAGGTGCCCGAGAAGTTTCGCCAAGCGGGTTCGCCCACGGGCACAGCGACTCTTCACTGTCCCCTCGGCTATCTGCAGGATCTGTGCGGTCTCCGCCACGGAGTAACCCTCCACGTCGACCAACACGATCGCGGAACGTTGCTCCGCGGGTAGTTCGGCGAGGGCATCGTTCACCGCGAGCCTGGTCTCCTGCTCGGCCATGGCGTCCCGGGTGCTGGCGGGCTCATTGGGCCCGGTCTCCGGCAACGGGACCACCGGTCTGCTTTGTTTTCGTCTGATGCGGTCCAGGCACGCATTCACCACGATGCGGTGTAACCACGTGGTCACCTTGGACTCGGCTCGGAACGACGCGGCCGCCCGGAACGCCGAGATCAAGGCGTCCTGAAGGGCGTCGGCCGCTTCCTCCGGGTCTCGCATCGTGCGCAGCGCCACCGCCCACAATCGGTCGCGGTGGCGCCGAACCAGCTCGGTGAATGCGTATGGATCCCCGCTTGCGTGAGCCGCTATCAGGTCGGCGTCCGAACTTGCTGGGGCTGTCACACGCCGAGGATAGCGGCAGTCACATTCGGACTCGACCAGTACACGGTCCGTTAAATTCCAGTGAACGCCGCCCTGCTCGGCGATGTCGTAGTGCTTACTCGGCCTCTTGGAAGGTCACCTCGGAGATCCGGGTCTGATAGCCGCCCGGCACCGGAACGATCCCGGTGACCCAGAGCAGCACGTGTTCGGTCTCGGCCACCTCGTCGAAGTTCACGGTGGTGTCCCCGTTGGTGAGGTTCATCGTGTCGATCAGTGTGGTCTCGTCGAGCCCGCCAGGGTTGGCGGTCGGTGAGCTGCGAATCTCGATTACGCCGCCCGCGCTCGGCGAGTTCACCGTGACCTCCGCCAGCCGGGACGCCTCGGAGAAGGAGACCATCAAACCGACGCCCTCCTTGAGCGCTCGATCACTGTCGAAGGAGTCGAAGTACGCCGAGGTCGTCCAAGCGGTGGCCGGGTCGCCATCGATCGCCTGACCGGCGCGCGCCGCATCATCGAGATCCTTCCCCGGCGGCTGCCACTCCGCTACGCCGCTGGGACCGATCGGACCAGCCGCGACCGGCGGGCCTGTCTCCTCGACGTCTTCCTCGGCGTTGCCGTCCTCGCCATCGTCCAGCCCGTCCTCGACGATCTCGAACTGGCCCTCGGCGCTACTGTTGCTGGTGAACATCTGGGCCACCTGGAAACCGAGCCACCCGACGATCAACAGGGTCGCGACACTCAGGATCGCCATTCCGACACTGAGCTTGCGCTTGGTGGCGGTGTCGGGCTCCGGGTCGCGGTCCCGCCAGATCTCGTTCTCGGGCGCGGGATTGCCGATCGGCGACTGATGCATCAGGGTGCCCGAATTCTCGGACGCCGCAGCGCGCTCGAGCACCGGGATCATCGCTGCGGCAGTGCGAATGCCGCCGGTGTTGATGGTGCTGTCCGGTCCGGCCAACGCCTTGACCGCCGCGTTCGACAGCTCCAACGGCACCGCCGGCCGCAGGGACCGAGGCGTGATCGGCTGGCCGTCGTGCGGCATCTGAACGGTCTGCACCCCATCGGGGGCGTCCGGCAACGGCCAACGGCCGGTGAGCAGGTAGAACAGCACCGCGCCGAGTCCACGGACGTCGTCGGTGGCGCTGGCCTCGGGCCGCACGCCAGGGAAGGCGAACCGCAGTTCGCCGTCGGCGCTGACCCGGATTCGCTGTGGGTGATCGATGCCGAGCACCAAGCCGACATGGTGTGCGGTCTCCACCGCAACGGCGAGTGCCTGCAGCAGCCGCGCCGCCGTGGCAGGCGGCACCGGCGAGTCCTTGACCAGCTCGGCCAGGTCGGTGCCGTGAGTCCATTCGGCCACCACGATGCCGAGCACCCGATCCGAGTCCGCCAGCCCCTGGTTCGCGCTGATCACGTCGAGCACCCTGGCGGCGCCGACGCAGTGGAAGCTCGCCGCGTGCATGGCGCGTTCGAGGGCTCGACGGGCCTTGGCCGTCACCTGGGTGTCGGAACGGTCGCCGACCAGGATGGTCAGGGCGACGTCTCGGCCCAGCGCGGAGTCCTTGGCCCGCCACAGCTGGGCGTTACCTCGGACGTCGTGGCCCACGTTTCCGATAAGCCGGTAGCGGCCGTCACCGAGCACGGTGCCCGGCGCCAGCCCAGCATCCTCAACGCCCGGACCGGTGTCCTTTCGGTTCGGTGCGATGTACTCCGTCGGCTTGCCGCTCACGGTCATTTCTCCTGGTCCACCCACTCCCCGGACAGCGGAGGCCTCAATGGGCATGCCGTGGTCTCGAATGGCATGCCGTGGAGAGACTCGTGGTCGAGAGTACGGGAAGTCGGCTGTCGTCGAGTTGCCACCAGCACGTCATGTTCGGAGTGCACCCATGTGGCGAAGGGCGGTTCCAACACCTTCAGGGGACGTACTGCAGGGGGTGCGAGGTTGCTTCCCATTTCCATATACGTGTGAGGTGGGCCAATCGTTACCGCCTGATCATGCGTTTGACCCTACCGAGCACCGGATCGAGTTCCCGGACCTTGAGCAACAGCATGAAACCGAGAGTGACGACGGCTAGGAGCGCGGAGCCCGCGATGAGCTGAACCCACGCCGTGCCCGCGCCGTCGGCCTGCGGCATCACCATGCTGATGCCCTGCGCGGCGAGCAGGGCCAGCCCGCCGCCCCAGATCGAGGCCATCGCGGCCTTGCCGATGGTGACCATCAGCGCCTTGTTGCCGAGCTTGCCGATGCGATGACGCAACCACACCTCGCCGACGATCCAGCCGACGACGAAGGTGAAGGAGTTGACGAAGGTGATACCGAGTACGACCTGATCGTCGTCGAGCAACACCGGGCACAGGTACAGCAGCGGCACCTTGACGGCCGTCATGATGGCCAGGATCAGCGTCGGAGTCCTGGAGTCCTTCATCGCGTAGAACACCCGAAGCTGCAACATGGTGATCGCATAGGGCAGCAGGCCGAAGGACGACACGACCAATGCCTGACCGAGTCGAGTCGCGCCGCCCGCGCCCTCGCCGAGCGAGAACAGCGCGACACCGATCTGGGTGCCGAACACCGTCATGAGCACACTCAGCGGGAGCAGGATCAGGGTGCAGAGCCGGGCGCCCAGGGAGAGGTCGGCCTTGAGACGATCGTAGTCCTCGTCGGCGGCGGCCCGGCTCATCCTGGGCAGCACGGCCGTCATGATCGAGAAGCCGATCACGCCGTATGGCAGCTGCAACAACAACCAGGCGTTCTGATAGATGGCCAGGCTGCCGGGGAAAGCGGTAGCCACCCTGGTCAGGGCGATGACGCCGAGCATTCCGACCAGCGCGTAGCCGATCACCCAGGCGGCCAGGCCGCCGAACTCGCTGAGCCGTTTGTCCCAGCCCCAGCGCCAGGCAGGCCGGAAGCCACTGCGACGGAGCGCCGGGATGAGGATGGCTGCCTGTGCCACCACGCCGAGTGTCACCCCGAGGCCGAGGGTCAATAGATGCGCATCGGTCATCCGAACCGGGTCGACGACGATCTCGCCGGGGATCATCCAATAGACCAGGATCGTGCCGATGATGACGAGGTTGTTCACCACCGGCGCCCAGGCCGGCGGACCGAACACCTGCTTGGACTGCAGGATCGCCATCAGCAGGGCGCTCAGGCCGTAGAAGAGGATCTGCGGTAGGAGCAGATAGGCGAACGCGGTGACCAACGCCCGGTTGGCCTGACCGTCGCCGCCGCTCACGTACACCGCCGTCAACAGCGGTGCCGCGATGATCGAGAGCAGGGTGCCGACGCCCAGGATGACCGTCGCCAGGGTCACCAACCGCTGGGTATAGGCCAGACCGCCGTCGGAGTCCTCCTTCTGCGCGCGGACCAGGACCGGCACGACGATGCTGGTCAGCACCCCGCCGAGCAGCAATTCGGTGATGATGGTCGGCAGGTTGTTGGCCACGGTGAAGGAGTCGTTGATCAGGCCGAGCCCGACGACCCAGACCAGCATCGCCTTCCACAGGAAGCCGGTGATGCGGCTGATCAAGGTGGCGATGGCCATCATCCCGCTGGCCTTGAGCAGGGACTTGCCCGCAGGCTTGCTCTCCACCGCCGCCTGCTGCGCGGTGGTCTCGGCATCCTCGTCGGGCACCGACGGCACCGGCGACATCTGGGTCGTCTGCTCCGGGTCGACCGGGTCGAGCATCGGGATGGCCCTGGTGCGGTCGAGATCGGGTCCTCTGGCCGCACCGGGATCGCGGCGCGGGGGTGCCGGACGATCCCGACGAACGTTGGGCCCCGCACCGGGAGCCTGCGCATGACCCATCGCGGGCGGTTGTGGATATCCGGGCGCCGGGCGCCCCTGCTCCGGCCGCAAGTTCGGCTCCGAATCGTGGTCGGGTCGCGGCCGAGGCTGCGACGGGCGATCAGGTGGTGGCTGAGGATGGCGATGTCGCGGCGGGGCCGGCGGGCGCTGCTGGTGCGGAGGCGGTGGGAAGGGCGGCCGGGCCGGTGGACCCGGGGAACCCTGCGGCCGGGTGGGATGCTCGCCGAAGCGAGGGTGCTCCGCGTCGTCCGTGCTCACAACGTCTCCTCGTCGAGCCGCCGGGATAGCGGCCCCTTGGCGCGAGCGGCCCGGCCACCATGCTCTCGGCAGCCGGTCGGACGGACCAATCCGGCGGTGCGGTCAGTCACCGGACTTCTCACTGCTCGTCGACCCACGGCCGGTCGTGAGACCCGCGCTCGCCTCGGCTCGCTCGCCACCCTGCCGCTCCGAACCGTGCCGCTCCGAACCGTGCCGCTCCGAACCGTGCCGCTCCGAACCGTGCCGCTCCGAACCCTCGCCGTCGTCTGCCTCGGCTGGACCCGCCTTGTCCTCGGGGTCGGGTTCGGCCGCCGTCGATTCGGCGTCCCTCGGACCGACATCGGGATCGTCCGCCTGCGGTGAAGCGGCGGGCTCGGGTTCGTCCGGCGAGATCTCGGTGGGTCCCGACTCGGGTGTGTCCGTATCGGCTGCGGTGCCCTCCGTACCGGGATCCGCCGCGTTGCCGCCGTCCTCGGGGTCGGTGGGCACGCGATCGTTGGGATTGGGACCGTCACCCTCGCCCGGCCTGCCCGCGCGGATCCGCCGAACCAGTCGATAGGTGACCAACAGGATCAGCGTCGCGCCCGCGACGATGGTGAGGATGAGTGTCAGGGTGCCGTAGGCGCTGGACATGACCACGAAACGCACCGGGCTGCCGAGACCGGCGCCGTCCGGGGTGCGCAGCGCGACATCGGTGGTGAACTGGCCGGAGCGACTCACCTCGGCCGGCACCCGGATGGCCCGCGAGTTGTGGGCGGGAACGGCGAACTCCTGCACGCTCGCCGCCCGAAGACCGGGCGAGTTCTCCAAGGTCACCTGGACCCGGATGTCCACCGGCAGGTCGTTGGTCACCGACAGCGGCAGCGGACTGTCCGAGGCGGCCAAGGAGAGCGGGATGCCGGGGTCGTTGACCTGCACCTGTCTGCGCAGAGCCGTCAATTCGTCGACAGCCCGATCGACCACCCGCATGGCTGCGCTCTCGTCGCCCCGCAGGCTGCTGGACATGCCGCGCAACAGGCCGAGCTGCAACGGCTGCATCAGATCCACCGGTTCGGTGCGGGACTCCGGTGGAACGGAGAGATCCGAGCTCATCGCCGAGCCGAACTCCTCCGCGAGGGTCGCCGCCCGGGAGACCTCCCGCGACACCGATGCCTGCAGTTCTGCGGCTCCAGCCTCGGCCGGGTAGTTCAGCGTGCTGGTGCCCGCGGGCTCGGTAAGGCCCTCCGAGAGCGGCACGGGCACGGCGAGGCCCATATCGAAGAGCCTGCCCAGCTCGCCGAGCAGGACGGACAGCTCCTCGGCCTCGGGCTGCCAACGGCGCGGCGGGGCGATCACCACTCTGCCTGCCGCTTCGCCGCTGGTGTCACCGATCGCCCGGAACATCACCATGCTCAACGTGTCCTGCACGGGATCGCGAACCCCCGGCGGAACCGTCGAGCCCGCCTCGGCGGTCATGCTCTGCGGTCGCCAACCGGTGGTGGTCGATCCGGCGAGGACGTCGCTGATCAACGGATCGATCTGGACTGCCACCGGCGGGGTCTCGGCTTCCGCGTTCGCCAGGGTCGTCGGGGTGAGTTGTGGCGGCGCGCCTTGGAGGCTTCTCGGATGCAGCAACATCGAACCGGCCCCGGAGCCGACCAATGTGTCGAGCGTCTGATCGTCCAGCACTCCATCGGCCGGCCAGACGAAGCCGTCCATCGGCCGGGTGCCCACGATCTCCTCGACGACGGCGGCACCACGGTCGAGCGCCAGATCGACGAGATCGGGCCGTCCTGCCCTGGACAACGCGACCACATCGGCATCCGCATAGGGCATCGCCACCATGCAACGGCCTTGGGCCACATCCTGCAGCCGCATCAACCAGACGCCTGCCGCCGCCGAACCCACACCGTCGACGAGGCCGCCGCCTGCCGATTGGACACGGTAGCCATCGCGCATGGCCGCGACCGTCTCCAGCAGATCCGGATCGACCGCGAAGCAGACCGACCTGGAGAGCTCCGATGCGGGTGGCACCGAATCCTCCATGGCCGACAACAGCATGGCCAACCGACCACCGCCGACCAAGGAACCCGCCAGCTCGTCATCGGTCAGGATCGTCTCGCCGCCGATGCCGTTGCGCACCATCTTCGGTTCATCGGCCAGCGGCCAGATCAACGTGGTCCGCGGCTGAGTCGATGGTTCGGCCTCGGCGCCATCCGGTACCCCGACGACGGGCAGCAGCAGATCTGCGGTGGCGATGCGGGCCTGCGCGCCGTAGTCGGGCATCCCGTTGACGTTCATCAACAACGGATAGACACCGGGCTCGTCGATGCCTAGTCCATCGGGGGCGTCGACCGGGACGGCCACGGTGAAGTCGGTGCTCCGGCCTGCGGGCAACGGCGACTCGATCGGGACGAACTCCGATGATCCGGCATCGGTCTCGGACTCGCCGCGCAGCGAGGCCAGTGTCGCGCCGGTGCTCTCCAGCGGATCGCCCCGCTGGGCGCGGATCGAGATGGCCTCGATGGACCGATCGCTGGTGTTGGTCAGCGTGCCGGTGATGCGCAGCATCCGGTCGCCGTCGACGGTGACGACCCGGGGGGCGATCTCGTCGATCTGCAGATCGGCCAGCGGCTCCTCCGGCTGTGCCTCGGCGGGGCGCACCGAGCCCACCAATGCCACCGGTAGTGCGACCAGGGCGGCAAGTGCGGCGTGCACCAGCCGGGTGCCGCCCTTTCGGCGGTCGATGTGTTGTCTCACCCTCGCTCCGTGCCTGCCTGACGCATCGACCGCGTCTGGTCGGTTGCGGCATCGAGTTCGGTCAGTACCTGGTCGAGCCTGCGGACCAGCTTGCGCTCATCGGCGTATGCCAGTCGTCCATCCAGCTCACCAAGCGGCACCCATGCCACCTCGGTGACCTCCACGTCCTCGTCGGAAAGCTCACCGCCGACGGCCTCGATCACGAAGTGATGCACCGTCTTGTGTACGCGTCGATCCTCGGCGACGAACCAATAGTCGATCGTCCCCAGCGGGGCCAGAACCGTGCCACGGATGCCCGTCTCCTCGGCTACCTCCCGGACAGCGGCCTGCGGCGCGGTCTCCCCCGCCTCAAGATGTCCCTTGGGAAGCGACCAGAGCAGTCTGCCCCGTCGATCCAGCCGCCCAATGATCGCAGCGTTCGCTTTCGCCGCGTCGAGCACCAGCCCACCCGCCGACGTCTCGTCCACGGTATGGAGTCTCCGACGCCTCCTCCGGTTCCGGCGTCGCGGCTTGGCACCGCCAGAACGGCCGGATGACGTGGGCATACCTGGATGGTAATCCGACTGGTCCAGGCTCGTCTGGTTCCGATGCCACATCCCGACGGCCCAATCAGCCGACACGCAGAAGGCCTCGACCGATACCCTCGCTCACCGTGTCTCCATCCAGGCCAGACCGGCAGCAGTCCGTCCAGCATGTTCCCGACGCCTCGGCGAACGCAGCGATGCCCACCGGCACCGCGATAGGTACCGCAGGCATCGATGATCGTGCCGTGGACCGGGATGCGGTCCGCCGGGAAGCCGTGACACGGCTGCTGCGGACCAATCCGGTCGCCGTCGATCTCGCGGGCCGATTCGCCTCGGCGGGGCATCGGCTGTACCTGGTGGGCGGCAGTGTGCGGGATGCTCTGCTCGGCAGGTTGGGCACCGATCTCGACTTCACCACCGATGCTCGCCCCGAACAGGTGCTACGGCTGGTCAAGGGCTGGGCGGAGGCAGTCTGGGACACCGGGATCGAGTTCGGCACCGTCGGCGCGTCCCGACAGGGCGTGATGGTGGAGATCACCACCTTCCGGGCCGATCGGTACGACCGGATCGGACGCAACCCCGAGGTCGTCTACGGCGATGACATCGAGAGCGATCTGATTCGACGGGATTTCACCGTCAACGCGATGGCGGTCGACCTGGCGGCGGCGGGCACCCCGGATGGGGGCGTCGATGCGGCGGCGGGCTTCGTGGACCCGCACGGTGGGCTCGACGCCCTGCTTGCGGGCCGACTGGACACCCCGGCCACCCCGCAGGAGTCCTTCGCCGACGACCCGCTGCGGATGCTGCGGGCGGCCCGGTTCGTCGCCCAGCTCGGCTTCACCCCGGAGCCCAGGGTGGTCGAGGCGATGACCGCGATGGCCGGTGAGATCGATCGCATCACCGTGGAACGCGTCCAAGCGGAACTCGCCAAGCTGATGTGCGGGGTCGAGCCCCGCAAGGGCATCGAGCTGCTCGTGGAGACGGCCCTCGCCGACCGGGTGTTGCCCGAGGTTCCCGCGATGCGGCTGGAGATCGACGAGCATCACCAGCACAAGGACGTCTATCAGCACTCACTGGTAGTACTCGATCAAGCGGTCGACCTGGAGCGACGCGACGACCCGAACAACCCGGACCTGGTGTTGCGGCTCGCGGCGTTGCTGCACGACATCGGCAAGCCGGACACTCGGCGATTCGAGTCGGGCGGCGGGGTGAGCTTCCATCACCACGAGGTGGTCGGCGCGAAGATGGCGCGCAGGCGACTTCGCGAGCTGCGTTTCCCCAAGGACGTCGTCGAACAGGTCTGCCAGCTGGTCTACCTGCACCTTCGGTTCCACGGTTACGGCACCGGCGAGTGGACCGACTCGGCGGTGCGGCGCTATGTGACCGATGCGGGGGTGCTGCTGTCCCGGCTGCACAAGCTGGTTCGCGCGGACTGCACCACACGCAACCGGCGCAAGGCCAACGCGCTGCAGCGGTCCTACGACGACCTGGAAGCCCGCATCGAACGGCTGCTCGCCGAAGAGGACCTGAAGCGGGTCCGACCGGATCTCGACGGCAACGCGATCATGGAACTGCTGGGGCTGCCGCCGGGCCCGATGGTTGGTAGGGCCTGGAAGCATCTCAAGGAGCTTCGACTCGACCGGGGTCCGCTGGACCGGGACGAGGCCGAGGCGGAGCTGCTGCGGTGGGCTGCCTCGGAGGGCATCGAGGTACCGGACCGTCCCTGAACCACCCGGCGCGGCCGCTTGGATCGCAGCCCGTTGACCGCCGGGCACTCGATCACCCCACCGAGTGGTGGGGAACCGGCTGTCCGATGCCGATGGTCCAGTCGTGGCCGAGGCGCAGTGGGGCGTGATCCCGGACGGAGCTCTGCAGTACTCCTTCGGCACGGGCTCCGCCCCGCCGACGGTGTGGACCAGCTCGGCCGACGTCGACTTCGCGGGCGGCGGCAGCTACGACGCGGTGCGGTTGGATTTCACCGGCGACGGTCGTGCGGTCGATCTGCTGTGGGACTCCGATGGCGACGGGGTGGCGGACACCGCACTGCTGGACCTCGACGGCGACGGCCTGGTGGACGCGGCATTCACCGATCCATCCGGGACGGGCGTATGGAACACCCCCGTCGAGCTGCCCGCAGATCAATCGGGTCCGACCGATGCCGATGCCGATGCCGATGGGGACGCGGCGGGCTCGGCGGACCTGCACTGGGTGGACGCCGACGACACCGCCTGGACCAGCAGAGCCGAGGTGGACATCGACGCGGACGGCATCCCCGATACGGCGTGGGTGGACTACGACGGCGATGGCCTGGTCGACGAGGTGATCGTGGATATCGATGGGGATGGCATCGTCGACGAGGTCTACCTCGACGGTGAGGGCGGCATCCTCGACAGCATGCTGTTGGATCTGGACGACGATGGTCGGATGGACGTCCGGTTGGTCGATTCCGACGGTGACGGAGAGACGGACCAGATCATCGAGCGGGGCGAGCCCGGCTTCTGATCGGCGAACCCGTCGAGGTGCGCGTCATGGGGTCGCGCCGTCGACGGATGCCCGTGCCGGGCTCCGATGCGGGTGCACCGAGAGATGGGCCACCAGCCCGAGCAGATAGACGGCGGCGGCGAGGCCGATGAGCCAGGGCGCGTCCCCATTGCCCGGTACGACGGTGGCCGCTGCGGCGATCGCCAGCACGTAGGCCGCGTTGAAGACGGTGTCGTAGAGGGCGAACACCCGACCTCTAGTCGTGTCGTCGACATCCTGCTGCACGTGTGCGTCGGTGCAGAGCTTCACCACCTGGCCTGCACCGCCCACCAGGAACGCGGCGAGCACCATGGCGGGCAGCGACAACAGGGCGGCCGCGGCCAACTGAGTGGCCGCAGCGAGCAGCAACGCGCCTCGGACGGCGCGGGCGGTGCCGAAGCGGGCCACCAATCGCGGGGTGGCGACGGCTGCGATCAGGACGCCGACGGCGGCTGCGCCGATGAGCTGTCCGACTCCTGGCAGCCCGGCCCGAAACAGGCCTGCATCGACGAAGACATGCCGCATGAGCAGCAAACCCACCAGGGTGGTGATACCGAACGCCGCCCGGTGGGCGATCAACGCCAGGAAGCTCGCGGCGACGGTGGGCCTGCTCGCCGCGGCCCGCGCGCCCTGCCACAGCCCGCCTGCCACGGCGAGGATCGTCTGTCGGGCGGTGCCGTGCTCCAGTCGATCCGGCCCCAGAGCGCCCCGTGCGAAGGTGAGTACCACCGCTGCGGCGCCGAGGGCGCCCACCGCG
This Actinoalloteichus hymeniacidonis DNA region includes the following protein-coding sequences:
- the sigM gene encoding RNA polymerase sigma factor SigM; this translates as MTAPASSDADLIAAHASGDPYAFTELVRRHRDRLWAVALRTMRDPEEAADALQDALISAFRAAASFRAESKVTTWLHRIVVNACLDRIRRKQSRPVVPLPETGPNEPASTRDAMAEQETRLAVNDALAELPAEQRSAIVLVDVEGYSVAETAQILQIAEGTVKSRCARGRTRLAKLLGHLRNPDAVANVPSDDIARQQRRTREGR
- a CDS encoding protein kinase family protein, which gives rise to MSGKPTEYIAPNRKDTGPGVEDAGLAPGTVLGDGRYRLIGNVGHDVRGNAQLWRAKDSALGRDVALTILVGDRSDTQVTAKARRALERAMHAASFHCVGAARVLDVISANQGLADSDRVLGIVVAEWTHGTDLAELVKDSPVPPATAARLLQALAVAVETAHHVGLVLGIDHPQRIRVSADGELRFAFPGVRPEASATDDVRGLGAVLFYLLTGRWPLPDAPDGVQTVQMPHDGQPITPRSLRPAVPLELSNAAVKALAGPDSTINTGGIRTAAAMIPVLERAAASENSGTLMHQSPIGNPAPENEIWRDRDPEPDTATKRKLSVGMAILSVATLLIVGWLGFQVAQMFTSNSSAEGQFEIVEDGLDDGEDGNAEEDVEETGPPVAAGPIGPSGVAEWQPPGKDLDDAARAGQAIDGDPATAWTTSAYFDSFDSDRALKEGVGLMVSFSEASRLAEVTVNSPSAGGVIEIRSSPTANPGGLDETTLIDTMNLTNGDTTVNFDEVAETEHVLLWVTGIVPVPGGYQTRISEVTFQEAE
- the murJ gene encoding murein biosynthesis integral membrane protein MurJ, whose product is MGHAQAPGAGPNVRRDRPAPPRRDPGAARGPDLDRTRAIPMLDPVDPEQTTQMSPVPSVPDEDAETTAQQAAVESKPAGKSLLKASGMMAIATLISRITGFLWKAMLVWVVGLGLINDSFTVANNLPTIITELLLGGVLTSIVVPVLVRAQKEDSDGGLAYTQRLVTLATVILGVGTLLSIIAAPLLTAVYVSGGDGQANRALVTAFAYLLLPQILFYGLSALLMAILQSKQVFGPPAWAPVVNNLVIIGTILVYWMIPGEIVVDPVRMTDAHLLTLGLGVTLGVVAQAAILIPALRRSGFRPAWRWGWDKRLSEFGGLAAWVIGYALVGMLGVIALTRVATAFPGSLAIYQNAWLLLQLPYGVIGFSIMTAVLPRMSRAAADEDYDRLKADLSLGARLCTLILLPLSVLMTVFGTQIGVALFSLGEGAGGATRLGQALVVSSFGLLPYAITMLQLRVFYAMKDSRTPTLILAIMTAVKVPLLYLCPVLLDDDQVVLGITFVNSFTFVVGWIVGEVWLRHRIGKLGNKALMVTIGKAAMASIWGGGLALLAAQGISMVMPQADGAGTAWVQLIAGSALLAVVTLGFMLLLKVRELDPVLGRVKRMIRR
- a CDS encoding DUF6049 family protein; its protein translation is MRQHIDRRKGGTRLVHAALAALVALPVALVGSVRPAEAQPEEPLADLQIDEIAPRVVTVDGDRMLRITGTLTNTSDRSIEAISIRAQRGDPLESTGATLASLRGESETDAGSSEFVPIESPLPAGRSTDFTVAVPVDAPDGLGIDEPGVYPLLMNVNGMPDYGAQARIATADLLLPVVGVPDGAEAEPSTQPRTTLIWPLADEPKMVRNGIGGETILTDDELAGSLVGGGRLAMLLSAMEDSVPPASELSRSVCFAVDPDLLETVAAMRDGYRVQSAGGGLVDGVGSAAAGVWLMRLQDVAQGRCMVAMPYADADVVALSRAGRPDLVDLALDRGAAVVEEIVGTRPMDGFVWPADGVLDDQTLDTLVGSGAGSMLLHPRSLQGAPPQLTPTTLANAEAETPPVAVQIDPLISDVLAGSTTTGWRPQSMTAEAGSTVPPGVRDPVQDTLSMVMFRAIGDTSGEAAGRVVIAPPRRWQPEAEELSVLLGELGRLFDMGLAVPVPLSEGLTEPAGTSTLNYPAEAGAAELQASVSREVSRAATLAEEFGSAMSSDLSVPPESRTEPVDLMQPLQLGLLRGMSSSLRGDESAAMRVVDRAVDELTALRRQVQVNDPGIPLSLAASDSPLPLSVTNDLPVDIRVQVTLENSPGLRAASVQEFAVPAHNSRAIRVPAEVSRSGQFTTDVALRTPDGAGLGSPVRFVVMSSAYGTLTLILTIVAGATLILLVTYRLVRRIRAGRPGEGDGPNPNDRVPTDPEDGGNAADPGTEGTAADTDTPESGPTEISPDEPEPAASPQADDPDVGPRDAESTAAEPDPEDKAGPAEADDGEGSERHGSERHGSERHGSERHGSERQGGERAEASAGLTTGRGSTSSEKSGD
- a CDS encoding NUDIX hydrolase — encoded protein: MPTSSGRSGGAKPRRRNRRRRRRLHTVDETSAGGLVLDAAKANAAIIGRLDRRGRLLWSLPKGHLEAGETAPQAAVREVAEETGIRGTVLAPLGTIDYWFVAEDRRVHKTVHHFVIEAVGGELSDEDVEVTEVAWVPLGELDGRLAYADERKLVRRLDQVLTELDAATDQTRSMRQAGTERG
- a CDS encoding CCA tRNA nucleotidyltransferase; translation: MPTGTAIGTAGIDDRAVDRDAVRREAVTRLLRTNPVAVDLAGRFASAGHRLYLVGGSVRDALLGRLGTDLDFTTDARPEQVLRLVKGWAEAVWDTGIEFGTVGASRQGVMVEITTFRADRYDRIGRNPEVVYGDDIESDLIRRDFTVNAMAVDLAAAGTPDGGVDAAAGFVDPHGGLDALLAGRLDTPATPQESFADDPLRMLRAARFVAQLGFTPEPRVVEAMTAMAGEIDRITVERVQAELAKLMCGVEPRKGIELLVETALADRVLPEVPAMRLEIDEHHQHKDVYQHSLVVLDQAVDLERRDDPNNPDLVLRLAALLHDIGKPDTRRFESGGGVSFHHHEVVGAKMARRRLRELRFPKDVVEQVCQLVYLHLRFHGYGTGEWTDSAVRRYVTDAGVLLSRLHKLVRADCTTRNRRKANALQRSYDDLEARIERLLAEEDLKRVRPDLDGNAIMELLGLPPGPMVGRAWKHLKELRLDRGPLDRDEAEAELLRWAASEGIEVPDRP
- a CDS encoding MFS transporter; the protein is MASTNPGADPEPTNTAETTGRAGSLRLGVQLVTRFADYRKLLFTRFAAQWGDGIFQAGLGGAVLFNPEREADPAAVAAGLAVLLLPYSIIGPFAGTLLDRWDRRRVLLVANLLRALLIVAVSAALATGADGAPLFVGALIVMAVSRFAGAGLSAALPHVVPREHLVEANAVATTLGAVVTAIGAGSAIALRSVFGAGDVGSAMVTTFGAVGALGAAAVVLTFARGALGPDRLEHGTARQTILAVAGGLWQGARAAASRPTVAASFLALIAHRAAFGITTLVGLLLMRHVFVDAGLFRAGLPGVGQLIGAAAVGVLIAAVATPRLVARFGTARAVRGALLLAAATQLAAAALLSLPAMVLAAFLVGGAGQVVKLCTDAHVQQDVDDTTRGRVFALYDTVFNAAYVLAIAAAATVVPGNGDAPWLIGLAAAVYLLGLVAHLSVHPHRSPARASVDGATP